A window from Ramlibacter pinisoli encodes these proteins:
- a CDS encoding Cj0069 family protein, with the protein MPAIPSIPPASFAPPRLAILYPGDRALRDRADPSESRFAPLFEAFAAAGVAARPAVYHDDFADEVRTQLLQVQAVLVWHNPIEGGRTRAVLDALLREVAARGVFVSTHPDTILRLGTKDILLAVRDLPFGSDAWRVDSEDALRTEVAARLAHGPRVLKQHRGHSGIGVWRIEARGDDRYTLQHAQRGALPETVAFDTVVQRLAPHVAAGGHMVDQAWQPRLAEGMVRAYLVGDRVAGFGHQAINALHPAGPDGIAPPPGPRLYSGPGDDRFQDLRRRLENGWVDLLAEHAGVARHELPLLWDADFLLGERSGDGERYVLCEVNVSSVAPFPPAAIGPLVAVVQRVLGQRAEHAPRPQPRLDQ; encoded by the coding sequence TTGCCAGCCATTCCTTCCATCCCGCCGGCGTCCTTCGCACCACCGCGCCTGGCCATCCTCTACCCCGGCGACCGCGCGCTGCGCGACCGGGCCGATCCCAGCGAGAGCCGCTTCGCACCGTTGTTCGAGGCCTTCGCCGCGGCCGGCGTCGCCGCCCGGCCGGCCGTCTACCACGACGACTTCGCCGACGAGGTGCGCACGCAGTTGCTGCAGGTGCAGGCCGTGCTCGTCTGGCACAACCCGATCGAGGGCGGGCGCACGCGCGCCGTGCTCGATGCCCTGCTGCGCGAGGTCGCGGCGCGCGGCGTGTTCGTCAGCACGCACCCGGACACCATCCTGCGCCTGGGCACCAAGGACATCCTGCTGGCCGTGCGCGACCTTCCCTTCGGCAGCGATGCCTGGCGAGTGGACAGCGAGGACGCGCTGCGCACCGAGGTGGCGGCACGGCTGGCGCACGGCCCGCGGGTGCTCAAGCAGCACCGCGGGCACAGCGGCATCGGCGTCTGGCGCATCGAGGCCCGCGGCGACGACCGGTACACGCTGCAGCATGCGCAGCGCGGCGCCCTGCCCGAGACGGTGGCGTTCGACACCGTGGTGCAGCGGCTAGCGCCGCATGTCGCTGCCGGCGGCCACATGGTCGACCAGGCGTGGCAGCCGCGGCTGGCCGAGGGCATGGTGCGCGCCTACCTCGTTGGCGACCGGGTGGCGGGCTTCGGTCACCAGGCCATCAACGCGCTGCATCCCGCCGGCCCCGACGGCATCGCGCCGCCCCCGGGTCCCCGGCTGTACAGCGGGCCCGGGGACGACCGGTTCCAGGACCTGCGCCGGCGGCTGGAGAACGGCTGGGTGGACCTGCTGGCCGAGCACGCGGGTGTGGCGCGGCACGAGTTGCCGTTGCTGTGGGATGCCGACTTCCTGCTGGGCGAGCGCAGCGGTGACGGCGAACGCTACGTCCTGTGCGAGGTCAACGTCAGCAGCGTGGCGCCTTTTCCTCCGGCGGCGATCGGCCCGCTGGTGGCCGTCGTGCAGCGCGTGCTCGGGCAGCGGGCCGAGCACGCGCCCCGCCCTCAGCCGCGCCTGGACCAGTAG
- a CDS encoding aldo/keto reductase, protein MAAPASLLRRQLPCGESVPALGQGTWHIGDDPRRRQAEIAAIRRGLDLGLTLVDTAEMYGDGRSEELVGEAIAGRRDEVFLVSKVYPHNASRRAMGRACEASLRRLRVETIDLYLLHWPGSVPLAETVQAFEALRQAGKIRHWGVSNVDSDGMQALWRTPGGSAAQTDQVLYHLGERGIEWDLRPWLRERGLPVMAYSPFNEGRLLRAPALVAFARRHGRTPAQVALGWLLAQDGVIAIPKTGNAARVEENAAALSQPLSAAQLAELDTLFAPPTAASPLVVI, encoded by the coding sequence ATGGCGGCGCCCGCGTCCCTGCTGCGCCGCCAGCTGCCCTGCGGCGAAAGCGTCCCCGCGCTCGGCCAGGGCACCTGGCACATCGGCGACGACCCGCGCCGGCGCCAGGCCGAGATCGCGGCCATCCGGCGCGGCCTCGACCTCGGCCTGACGCTGGTCGACACGGCCGAGATGTATGGCGACGGCCGCTCGGAAGAGCTGGTGGGCGAGGCCATCGCCGGCCGGCGCGACGAGGTCTTTCTCGTCAGCAAGGTCTATCCGCACAACGCGTCGCGGCGCGCCATGGGCCGCGCCTGCGAGGCCAGCCTGCGGCGCCTGCGGGTCGAGACGATCGACCTGTACCTGCTGCACTGGCCGGGCTCGGTGCCGCTGGCCGAGACCGTGCAGGCCTTCGAGGCGCTGCGGCAGGCCGGCAAGATCCGGCACTGGGGCGTGAGCAACGTCGACAGCGACGGCATGCAGGCGCTGTGGCGCACGCCCGGCGGCTCCGCGGCGCAGACCGACCAGGTGCTCTACCACCTCGGCGAACGCGGCATCGAGTGGGACCTGCGGCCCTGGCTGCGCGAGCGCGGGCTGCCGGTGATGGCCTATTCGCCGTTCAACGAAGGGCGTCTGCTGCGCGCGCCGGCACTGGTCGCGTTCGCGCGCCGGCACGGCCGCACGCCGGCGCAGGTGGCGCTGGGCTGGCTGCTGGCGCAGGACGGCGTGATCGCCATTCCCAAGACCGGCAATGCCGCGCGGGTGGAGGAGAACGCCGCCGCCCTGTCGCAGCCGCTGTCGGCGGCCCAGCTCGCGGAACTCGACACCCTGTTCGCTCCGCCCACGGCAGCCTCGCCGCTCGTCGTCATCTGA
- the msrA gene encoding peptide-methionine (S)-S-oxide reductase MsrA, giving the protein MNRILLTLAALAIAAWTFLGTPGIAAEKAVRLPPPATDVRDSGTTATAVFAGGCFWGIQGVFQHTAGVLNAVSGYAGGDQASAHYQQVGSGRTGHAEAVQITYDPRQVTYGTLLQIYFSVAHDPTQLNRQGPDTGSQYRSAVFYRDAEQKRVTEAYIAQLEAAKVFPAPIVTQVTALPAFYPAEAYHQDYATLHPTSPYIARFDLPKIANLKATLPQLYREQPVLVSAQPKG; this is encoded by the coding sequence ATGAATCGCATCCTGCTCACCCTCGCCGCGCTGGCCATCGCCGCCTGGACCTTCCTCGGCACGCCGGGCATCGCGGCCGAGAAAGCCGTGCGCCTGCCGCCGCCGGCGACCGATGTGCGCGATAGCGGCACCACCGCGACTGCCGTCTTCGCCGGCGGCTGCTTCTGGGGCATCCAGGGGGTGTTCCAGCACACGGCGGGCGTGCTCAACGCGGTGTCGGGCTATGCCGGCGGCGACCAGGCCAGCGCGCACTACCAGCAGGTGGGGTCCGGCCGCACCGGCCATGCCGAGGCGGTGCAGATCACCTACGACCCGCGGCAGGTGACGTACGGCACGCTGCTGCAGATCTACTTCTCGGTCGCCCACGACCCCACCCAGCTGAACCGGCAGGGCCCCGACACCGGCTCGCAGTACCGCTCGGCGGTGTTCTACCGCGATGCCGAGCAGAAGCGCGTGACCGAGGCCTACATCGCCCAGCTGGAGGCCGCCAAGGTGTTCCCGGCGCCCATCGTGACCCAGGTCACTGCCCTGCCCGCCTTCTACCCGGCCGAGGCCTACCACCAGGACTACGCCACGCTGCATCCCACCTCGCCGTACATCGCGCGGTTCGACCTGCCCAAGATCGCCAACCTCAAGGCGACGCTGCCGCAGCTGTACCGCGAGCAGCCGGTGCTGGTCTCGGCCCAGCCCAAGGGCTGA
- a CDS encoding tripartite tricarboxylate transporter substrate binding protein, whose product MQRRQLVRAAGAALALPALARAQAYPSRPIRYIVPVPAGGGNDMIARVVTERWSRLLGQPFVVDNQGGGSGVVACQTTARAAPDGYTLLQAYVATHGTNPATRRVPYDPVKDFTPIGMVGASPNVLVVHAGVPARSLQEFIDLARRSGGKLSYGSAGLGTLTHLTMELFKHDTGTSLLHVPYRGAAPAIADVLSGQTQAMFPSVATALPHVRSGKLRALAVTGKRRSGQLPDVPTMEEAGFKGFDAVQWYCTLGPAGMPREIVQRLHATQVAVLGAPDLADKLASEAVDPWPMSPEQLGDHIRSEVARWTALASARNIKLEE is encoded by the coding sequence ATGCAACGACGACAGCTCGTGCGTGCCGCCGGCGCCGCGCTGGCCCTGCCGGCCCTCGCCCGGGCCCAGGCCTACCCCTCGCGGCCCATCCGCTACATCGTGCCGGTGCCGGCCGGCGGCGGCAACGACATGATCGCGCGCGTGGTCACCGAGCGCTGGTCGCGGCTGCTGGGCCAGCCGTTCGTGGTCGACAACCAGGGCGGCGGCAGCGGCGTGGTGGCCTGCCAGACCACGGCGCGCGCGGCGCCCGACGGCTACACGCTGCTGCAGGCCTACGTGGCGACGCACGGCACCAACCCGGCCACCCGCCGCGTGCCCTACGACCCGGTCAAGGACTTCACCCCGATCGGCATGGTCGGCGCCTCGCCCAACGTACTGGTGGTCCATGCCGGCGTGCCGGCCCGCTCGCTGCAGGAGTTCATCGACCTCGCCCGGCGCAGCGGCGGCAAGCTCAGCTACGGCTCGGCCGGGCTGGGCACGCTCACCCACCTGACCATGGAGCTGTTCAAGCACGACACCGGCACCTCGCTGCTGCACGTGCCCTACCGCGGAGCCGCGCCGGCCATCGCCGACGTGCTGTCGGGCCAGACGCAGGCCATGTTCCCGAGCGTGGCGACAGCGCTGCCCCACGTGCGCTCGGGCAAGCTGCGCGCCCTGGCGGTCACCGGCAAGCGGCGCAGCGGGCAGCTGCCGGACGTGCCCACCATGGAAGAGGCCGGCTTCAAGGGCTTCGACGCCGTCCAGTGGTACTGCACCTTGGGACCGGCCGGCATGCCGCGCGAGATCGTCCAGCGCCTGCACGCCACCCAGGTGGCGGTGCTGGGCGCGCCCGACCTGGCCGACAAGCTGGCCAGCGAGGCGGTCGACCCCTGGCCGATGTCGCCCGAGCAGCTCGGCGATCACATCCGGTCGGAGGTCGCGCGCTGGACCGCGCTGGCCAGCGCCCGCAACATCAAGCTGGAGGAGTGA
- a CDS encoding VWA domain-containing protein yields the protein MFFLWPHYLWLLLAVPLLPALYVWLLRRRNKLAVRYSSLGVVRAAAAGISWRRHVPPALLFVACSGLLFAAARPVARVPLPWARTTIMLAMDVSLSMRVTDVKPTRMAAAQEAAKLFLRDLPRHIEVGLVTFAGSTQVAQRATREREPLLTAIDGFQMQMGTAIGSGIVLCLAELFPDHGLDVGDMNFGSPRMQGRSLDDKDKPPPKAITPVAPGSYRSAAIILLSDGRRTTGIDTLEAAKLAADRGVRIDVVGLGTIDGESAAVDGMPIYLRLDEPTLREVARITGGEYHYASSAESLRSVYEKLGSEMEVRTRETELTSLVSLGAALLSMTAGVLSLLWFRRLA from the coding sequence ATGTTCTTCCTCTGGCCCCACTACCTCTGGCTGCTGCTGGCGGTTCCGCTGCTGCCGGCGCTGTACGTCTGGCTGCTGCGGCGCCGGAACAAGCTCGCGGTGCGCTACAGCAGCCTCGGGGTGGTGCGCGCGGCCGCAGCGGGCATCAGCTGGCGCCGCCACGTGCCCCCCGCACTGCTGTTCGTCGCCTGCTCGGGACTGCTGTTCGCCGCCGCGCGCCCGGTGGCACGGGTGCCGCTGCCCTGGGCCCGCACGACCATCATGCTGGCCATGGACGTGTCGCTCAGCATGCGCGTCACCGACGTCAAGCCGACCCGGATGGCCGCCGCGCAGGAGGCCGCCAAGCTGTTCCTGCGCGACCTGCCACGCCACATCGAGGTGGGCCTGGTCACCTTCGCCGGCAGCACCCAGGTGGCGCAGCGCGCCACGCGCGAGCGCGAGCCCCTGCTGACCGCCATCGACGGCTTCCAGATGCAGATGGGCACGGCCATCGGCAGCGGCATCGTGCTGTGCCTGGCGGAGCTGTTCCCGGACCACGGCCTCGATGTCGGCGACATGAACTTCGGCAGCCCCCGGATGCAGGGACGCAGCCTGGACGACAAGGACAAGCCGCCGCCCAAGGCGATCACGCCGGTGGCACCCGGCTCGTACAGGTCGGCCGCCATCATCCTGCTCAGCGACGGCCGCCGCACCACCGGCATCGACACCCTGGAGGCGGCCAAGTTGGCCGCCGACCGTGGCGTGCGCATCGACGTGGTGGGCCTGGGCACCATCGACGGCGAGTCCGCCGCAGTCGACGGCATGCCCATCTACCTGCGGCTGGACGAACCGACGCTGCGCGAAGTGGCCCGCATCACCGGCGGCGAGTACCACTACGCGAGTTCGGCCGAGTCGCTGCGCAGCGTGTACGAGAAGCTCGGTTCCGAGATGGAGGTCCGCACGCGCGAGACCGAGCTGACCTCGCTGGTCTCGCTCGGCGCGGCCCTGCTGTCGATGACGGCGGGCGTGCTGTCGCTGCTCTGGTTCCGGCGTCTCGCCTAG
- a CDS encoding tripartite tricarboxylate transporter substrate-binding protein — protein sequence MNLPKILVAGALAAFALASQAAFPDKPIRIVVAFAPGSSTDVVARSLAQNLTVAFGQPVVVDNRPGAGGNIATVQVAKAAPDGYTLLVHSVAYAINPSMFGSAGYQVGDLAAVAMAGVAPNMLYVHPDVKAGNLKELTALMKKGGMSYASSGNGTTTQLGAELLFRNLLQVDVTHVPFQPAAAANAVVSGQVPIGSTSMPPVVQLARAGKVRPIAVTSLKRSPALPEVPTVAELGHPGFEANTWIALFAPAGTPTEVLDRLNTEINKVLLYKTLTENFAALSLDVVRMDRPQLTSYVAAEAAKWGGVVRRIGVKVD from the coding sequence GTGAACCTGCCGAAGATCCTCGTCGCGGGCGCCCTCGCGGCGTTCGCCCTGGCCAGCCAGGCCGCCTTCCCGGACAAGCCGATCCGGATCGTCGTCGCCTTCGCGCCCGGCAGTTCCACCGACGTGGTGGCGCGCTCGCTGGCGCAGAACCTGACCGTGGCCTTCGGGCAGCCGGTGGTGGTGGACAACCGGCCCGGCGCCGGCGGCAACATCGCGACCGTGCAGGTGGCCAAGGCGGCGCCCGACGGCTACACCCTGCTGGTGCATAGCGTCGCCTATGCCATCAACCCATCGATGTTCGGCAGCGCCGGCTACCAGGTGGGCGACCTGGCGGCGGTGGCGATGGCCGGCGTGGCGCCCAACATGCTGTACGTCCATCCCGACGTGAAGGCCGGCAACCTGAAGGAGCTGACGGCGCTGATGAAGAAGGGCGGCATGAGCTATGCCTCCTCGGGCAATGGCACCACCACCCAGCTCGGCGCGGAGCTGCTGTTCCGCAACCTGCTGCAGGTGGACGTGACCCACGTGCCGTTCCAGCCGGCGGCGGCCGCCAACGCCGTGGTCAGCGGCCAGGTGCCGATCGGCTCGACCTCGATGCCGCCGGTGGTGCAGCTGGCCCGGGCCGGCAAGGTGCGGCCGATCGCCGTCACCAGCCTGAAGCGCAGCCCGGCGCTGCCCGAGGTGCCCACCGTGGCCGAGCTGGGCCATCCCGGCTTCGAGGCCAACACCTGGATCGCCCTGTTCGCGCCGGCCGGCACCCCGACCGAAGTGCTGGACCGGCTGAACACCGAAATCAACAAGGTGCTGCTCTACAAGACCCTGACCGAGAATTTCGCGGCGCTGTCGCTGGATGTCGTGCGCATGGACCGCCCGCAGCTGACCAGCTACGTGGCGGCCGAAGCCGCGAAGTGGGGCGGCGTGGTCCGGCGCATCGGCGTGAAGGTCGACTGA
- a CDS encoding substrate-binding domain-containing protein, whose translation MALRPWSQARVVAAFALLLALPLAASAQLKVMISGGFSGPYEQLLPEFERSSGIQVTTGSGSSQGTGPQTIAAQLARGVPTDVVILSREGLNELVAARRIVAGTDVDLARTPLAMAVRTGSPKPDVRTVEAFKQVVTQARLVAVPGSTSGIFLAKDVFPRLGIADKVRLKATPRGAEVAALVASGEADLAILPVSEIVHVPGLELAGVLPEEIQLHQAFAAAAVEGSTQLEGARRLIAFLASEQAAGAIQRGGMTPLGRRAAN comes from the coding sequence ATGGCATTGCGTCCCTGGTCCCAGGCCCGCGTCGTGGCCGCCTTCGCGCTGCTGCTGGCGCTGCCCCTGGCAGCCAGCGCGCAACTGAAGGTGATGATCTCCGGCGGCTTCTCCGGTCCCTACGAGCAGCTGCTGCCCGAGTTCGAGCGCAGCAGCGGCATCCAGGTCACCACCGGCTCGGGCTCGTCGCAGGGCACCGGGCCCCAGACCATCGCCGCGCAGCTGGCGCGCGGGGTCCCGACCGACGTCGTGATCCTCTCGCGCGAAGGCCTCAACGAGCTGGTGGCCGCCAGGCGCATCGTGGCCGGCACCGATGTCGACCTGGCCCGCACCCCGCTGGCCATGGCAGTGCGCACCGGCAGCCCCAAGCCCGACGTGCGCACGGTCGAGGCCTTCAAGCAGGTGGTGACGCAGGCGCGGCTGGTGGCCGTGCCGGGCAGCACCAGCGGCATCTTCCTGGCCAAGGATGTGTTCCCGCGGCTGGGCATCGCCGACAAGGTGCGGCTGAAGGCCACGCCGCGCGGCGCGGAAGTGGCGGCCCTGGTCGCCTCCGGCGAGGCCGACCTGGCGATCCTGCCGGTCAGCGAGATCGTGCACGTGCCCGGCCTCGAACTGGCCGGCGTGCTGCCGGAGGAAATCCAGCTGCACCAGGCCTTCGCGGCGGCCGCGGTGGAAGGCTCGACCCAGCTCGAGGGTGCCAGGCGCCTGATCGCGTTCCTGGCGTCCGAGCAGGCGGCCGGTGCCATCCAGCGCGGCGGCATGACGCCCCTGGGCAGGCGCGCGGCGAACTAG
- a CDS encoding SDR family NAD(P)-dependent oxidoreductase, translating into MDLGLAGRHVLITGGSKGIGLACARQFAAEGAHVTLVARGQAGLDAALAVLPAAQPAHRAYATDVRDADAVARLVDRVYAEAGPVDVLVNCAGAARRTPFDELTPQAWHDAMQAKFFAYVHVIDPVIKRMGQAGRGAVVNVIGAGGKMASSIHLAGGSANAALMLASAGLAAAYGPRGVRVNAVNPGLTLTERLAEGLAADARQADASPADVLAQHTARIPLRRLADPQEIANAVVFLASDKASYITGAIVAMDGGVTPMVV; encoded by the coding sequence ATGGATCTGGGACTCGCGGGACGGCACGTCCTCATCACCGGCGGCAGCAAGGGCATCGGCCTGGCCTGTGCACGCCAGTTCGCCGCCGAGGGCGCGCACGTCACTCTGGTGGCGCGCGGGCAGGCCGGGCTCGACGCAGCACTGGCCGTCCTGCCGGCGGCACAGCCGGCGCACCGCGCCTACGCGACCGACGTGCGCGACGCCGACGCGGTCGCCCGGCTGGTGGACCGGGTGTACGCCGAGGCCGGACCGGTCGACGTGCTGGTCAACTGCGCCGGCGCCGCGCGCCGCACGCCCTTCGACGAGCTCACGCCGCAGGCCTGGCACGACGCCATGCAGGCCAAGTTCTTCGCCTACGTGCACGTCATCGATCCGGTCATCAAGCGCATGGGCCAGGCCGGCCGCGGCGCGGTCGTCAACGTCATCGGCGCCGGCGGCAAGATGGCCTCGTCCATCCACCTGGCAGGCGGCTCGGCCAATGCGGCGCTGATGCTGGCCAGCGCCGGGCTGGCCGCGGCCTACGGGCCGCGCGGGGTGCGGGTGAACGCCGTCAACCCCGGCCTGACGCTGACCGAGCGGCTGGCCGAAGGGCTGGCGGCGGACGCGCGCCAGGCCGATGCCTCGCCCGCCGACGTGCTGGCGCAGCACACGGCGCGCATCCCGCTGCGGCGCCTGGCCGATCCGCAGGAGATCGCCAATGCCGTGGTGTTCCTGGCCTCCGACAAGGCCTCCTACATCACCGGGGCCATCGTGGCCATGGACGGCGGCGTGACGCCCATGGTGGTCTGA
- a CDS encoding CHAD domain-containing protein, with protein MRTGPAPLRRGGGVHKPKAKAKARAQAALRPASRPATPRPGSGSKGAKPEIELQFQVPPAAWEPLAQAMQGPDAHELDLQAIYFDSPEGALAAARVSLRLRREGDRWIQTAKSAGAGPMERREASEVAGLAVGPAPPALDPGRHDPATQALLRKALGLDASDDWPALAPVFQVEVRRRVRRLVEGDSVIELALDEGMLRAAGRRREIRELELELLEGRFEDLLRLARRWRERHGLWIGSASKAQRGWRLARGELYGPAVGAKAIDYPADVRLRPLSAAVLQACLEQILANAGEIGAGSQADDHIHQLRVGLRRLRTALRELPGLKEPAQAVEGALVHVFRQLGERRDRTHVLAQVQPRVEAAGGPALRVPPGFHEGGTPPDQLVQQGAFQAALLRLLAEVERLRAGPPGKRARKQLRPILDKLAHQVTRDGRRFTRLSPEDQHRVRKRLKRLRYMTEFAAPLYAGQRVAGYLEVVKPAQEALGQYNDEIMAHDLYAELADTDAGARFGVDWLASRRKGEARTCRQVLRQLDDTRPYWSRRG; from the coding sequence ATGCGAACAGGACCAGCGCCCCTGCGTCGAGGGGGCGGCGTCCACAAGCCCAAGGCGAAGGCCAAGGCGAGGGCGCAGGCCGCCCTGCGCCCGGCGAGTCGGCCGGCAACGCCCCGTCCCGGCTCCGGGAGCAAGGGCGCCAAGCCCGAGATCGAGCTGCAGTTCCAGGTGCCCCCGGCGGCGTGGGAGCCGCTGGCGCAGGCCATGCAGGGGCCGGATGCGCACGAGCTGGACCTGCAAGCGATCTATTTCGACAGTCCCGAGGGAGCGCTGGCCGCCGCCCGTGTCTCGCTGCGGCTGCGGCGCGAGGGCGACCGCTGGATCCAGACCGCCAAGTCGGCCGGCGCCGGGCCGATGGAGCGGCGCGAGGCGAGCGAGGTCGCGGGCCTGGCCGTCGGCCCGGCGCCGCCGGCGCTGGACCCCGGGCGCCACGACCCCGCGACCCAGGCGCTGCTGCGCAAGGCCTTGGGGCTGGACGCGTCCGACGACTGGCCCGCGCTCGCGCCGGTGTTCCAGGTCGAGGTGCGGCGCCGCGTGCGCCGGCTGGTCGAAGGCGACTCGGTGATCGAGCTGGCCCTCGATGAAGGCATGCTGCGCGCTGCCGGGCGCCGCCGCGAGATCCGCGAGCTGGAGCTGGAGTTGCTCGAAGGCCGGTTCGAGGACCTGTTGCGGCTGGCGCGCCGCTGGCGCGAACGCCACGGGTTGTGGATCGGCAGCGCCAGCAAGGCGCAGCGTGGCTGGCGGCTGGCGCGCGGCGAGCTGTACGGCCCGGCCGTCGGGGCCAAGGCGATCGACTATCCCGCCGACGTGCGCCTGCGTCCCCTGAGCGCCGCCGTGCTGCAAGCCTGCCTGGAGCAGATCCTGGCCAATGCCGGCGAGATCGGCGCCGGCAGCCAGGCCGACGACCACATCCACCAGCTGCGCGTCGGCCTGCGCCGCCTGCGCACCGCGCTGCGCGAGCTGCCCGGGCTGAAGGAGCCGGCGCAGGCCGTCGAAGGCGCGCTGGTCCACGTGTTCCGGCAACTGGGCGAGCGGCGTGACCGCACGCACGTGCTGGCGCAGGTCCAGCCCCGGGTCGAGGCAGCCGGCGGCCCCGCGCTGCGCGTCCCGCCGGGCTTCCACGAGGGCGGCACGCCACCCGACCAGCTGGTGCAGCAGGGCGCCTTCCAGGCTGCCTTGCTGCGCCTGCTGGCGGAGGTCGAGCGGCTGCGCGCCGGTCCGCCCGGCAAGCGCGCCCGCAAGCAGCTGCGCCCCATCCTCGACAAGCTGGCGCACCAGGTCACGCGCGACGGCCGGCGCTTCACCCGCCTGTCGCCCGAGGACCAGCACCGGGTGCGCAAGCGCCTCAAGCGGCTGCGCTACATGACCGAATTCGCGGCCCCGCTGTACGCCGGCCAGCGCGTCGCCGGCTACCTCGAGGTGGTGAAGCCGGCCCAGGAGGCGCTGGGGCAGTACAACGACGAGATCATGGCGCACGACCTGTACGCCGAGCTGGCGGACACCGATGCCGGCGCGCGCTTCGGCGTCGACTGGCTGGCGTCCCGCCGCAAGGGCGAGGCGCGCACCTGCCGGCAGGTGCTGCGGCAGCTCGACGACACCCGTCCCTACTGGTCCAGGCGCGGCTGA
- a CDS encoding nitrile hydratase subunit alpha, whose translation MTDQPTVVQRTAPLEQRLEAVEAALAARGLPIEQGIAELSHKAQEEWLPRNGARVVARAWVDPDFRRRLLADGRSAVAELGLSMPPHHRHLVVLENTPTVQNVICCTLCSCTAFTIIGLPPDWYKDLEYRSRVVRESRTVLREMGLDLPPEVEIRVWDTTADTRYMVLPEQPPHTLGWPQEKLAALVTRDAMIGVARL comes from the coding sequence ATGACAGACCAGCCAACCGTCGTGCAGCGCACCGCACCCCTGGAGCAGCGGCTCGAGGCCGTGGAGGCCGCCCTGGCGGCGCGCGGCCTGCCGATCGAGCAGGGCATCGCCGAGTTGAGCCACAAGGCGCAGGAGGAGTGGCTGCCGCGCAATGGCGCGCGCGTGGTGGCCAGGGCCTGGGTGGATCCGGACTTCCGGCGGCGCCTGCTGGCCGATGGCCGCAGCGCGGTGGCCGAGCTCGGCCTGTCGATGCCGCCGCACCACCGCCACCTGGTCGTGCTGGAGAACACGCCCACGGTGCAGAACGTCATCTGCTGCACGCTCTGCTCGTGCACGGCCTTCACCATCATCGGCCTGCCGCCCGACTGGTACAAGGACCTGGAGTACCGGTCCCGCGTGGTGCGCGAGTCGCGCACCGTGCTGCGCGAGATGGGCCTGGACCTGCCGCCCGAGGTGGAGATCCGGGTCTGGGACACCACCGCCGACACGCGCTACATGGTGCTGCCCGAGCAGCCGCCGCACACGCTCGGCTGGCCGCAGGAGAAGCTGGCTGCCCTGGTCACGCGCGACGCCATGATCGGCGTGGCCCGGCTCTGA
- a CDS encoding Bug family tripartite tricarboxylate transporter substrate binding protein, which produces MTNVPLATSRRSVLAGAAALGACALAPRAARAQAAWPTKPVTLVIGFPPGGQTDFAGRVLLAGLTSALGQAVVIDNKPGVNGNIGAVEVMKAPPDGYKLYVGNGSMTIASHVYTQVGIVDTRQMTPIGVLLQSALVLAVPGTSAVKTYADFVEVVKAKSKGGKGIDYGTGGVGALPHVTMELLRERLGKLPMNHVPYKGSSPAMTDLIAGRLDAMFDATSVIAPFIKSGQLRALLVTSDKRVPAFPDVPTAAEAGLKDFNIVSFIGLYGPPKLPAEVVKKANAAMNTALKDPGVTKGILERGDEPGGGTPEQLGELTRTHFKTWGEVVKANNIRAD; this is translated from the coding sequence ATGACGAACGTCCCCCTCGCGACCTCGCGCCGCTCCGTCCTGGCCGGCGCTGCTGCCCTCGGCGCCTGCGCCCTTGCGCCCCGCGCCGCCCGGGCCCAGGCCGCCTGGCCGACCAAGCCGGTCACCCTCGTCATCGGTTTTCCGCCCGGGGGCCAGACCGACTTCGCCGGCCGCGTGCTGCTGGCCGGCCTGACGTCCGCGCTCGGCCAGGCCGTGGTCATCGACAACAAGCCCGGCGTGAACGGCAACATCGGCGCGGTCGAGGTGATGAAGGCGCCGCCGGACGGCTACAAGCTGTACGTGGGCAACGGCTCGATGACGATCGCCTCGCACGTCTACACCCAGGTGGGCATCGTCGACACCCGCCAGATGACGCCCATCGGCGTGCTGCTGCAGTCGGCGCTGGTGCTCGCCGTGCCGGGCACGTCGGCGGTCAAGACCTATGCCGACTTCGTCGAGGTGGTCAAGGCCAAGAGCAAGGGCGGCAAGGGCATCGACTACGGCACCGGCGGCGTGGGCGCGCTGCCGCACGTGACGATGGAGCTGCTGCGCGAGCGGCTGGGCAAGCTGCCGATGAACCACGTGCCCTACAAGGGCAGCAGCCCGGCCATGACCGACCTCATCGCCGGCCGCCTCGACGCGATGTTCGATGCGACCTCGGTCATCGCGCCCTTCATCAAGTCGGGCCAGCTGCGCGCGCTGCTGGTCACCAGCGACAAGCGGGTGCCGGCCTTCCCCGACGTGCCCACCGCCGCCGAAGCGGGCCTGAAGGACTTCAACATCGTCTCTTTCATCGGCCTGTACGGCCCGCCCAAGCTGCCCGCCGAGGTGGTGAAGAAGGCCAACGCGGCGATGAACACGGCGCTGAAGGACCCGGGCGTGACCAAGGGCATCCTGGAACGCGGCGACGAGCCCGGCGGCGGCACGCCGGAGCAGCTGGGCGAGCTGACGCGCACCCACTTCAAGACCTGGGGCGAGGTCGTCAAGGCCAACAACATCCGGGCCGACTGA